A DNA window from Camelina sativa cultivar DH55 chromosome 17, Cs, whole genome shotgun sequence contains the following coding sequences:
- the LOC104754289 gene encoding uncharacterized protein LOC104754289 — MRTSGDVFGADAVSTRPDEDKVFKEELNDSSSSPLRHRQDDSNSRPGGSQRLVKEETDSDSSSKNTTTTTPRNKPIHYTDQQQAELLRKLDSIKDHLLRGGANANANANVVDQPPPMGFHPSYYHPYPSYGMYPPPTTHVPPSPYIDPYAFPIHMKPQNFYPHYPNQMLPRPPYPPPPQGQYVDIGPDLFDPQLQDPRFLPATPSRYGDVPYSPVVHHHNDNMATFSPHAGVHHTRWPSEIDSDSGSGAAFARGYVQKAVSDSDSRRCHPLAGGAPFIACHNCFELLYLPKKKLLGQDRQQKLQCGACSEVISFKVVDNKLVFSSSALDDTRAATAGVDDYPLKDDEPRIHQEMKSVHAVSPSEHSDDEERASISSEPQKEVVKSVRRRAQGAKVPPPPPPENSNLLELFEYSNVNRAAITYGMAQLGYNKQESYAKQDSLKPESVATETDVSYNEYYNNTGVSEDSSITKNSKEESRPRNRKQSSEYGFPDKIISNDQDNEQLEVWVNGHLIPEDLVISAEKQAGPVQAGKYWYDYRAGFWGVMGNPCLGIIPPFIEEFSRPMPDNCGAGNTSVFVNGRELHERDLELLSGRGLPRGKNRAYIVDISGRVLDGDSGEELKSLGRLAPTIDKVKHGFGMRVPRSLVS, encoded by the exons ATGAGGACAAGCGGTGACGTTTTCGGAGCAGATGCTGTTTCAACAAGACCTGACGAAGACAAAGTCTTTAAGGAGGAGCTCAATGATTCTTCTTCGAGCCCGTTGAGACATCGCCAAGACGATTCTAATTCACGACCTGGGGGTTCTCAGAGACTCGTCAAGGAAGAGActgattctgattcttcttctaagAACACGACCACCACCACCCCAAGAAACAAACCTATTCACTACACAGATCAACAACAAGCTGAGCTTCTCAGGAAACTTGATTCTATTAAAGATCATCTTCTCCGCGGTGGAGCTAATGCTAATGCCAATGCTAATGTGGTTGATCAGCCACCACCAATGGGTTTCCATCCTTCTTACTACCATCCATATCCATCTTATGGAATGTATCCTCCTCCCACGACTCATGTTCCACCGTCGCCTTATATAGACCCTTATGCATTCCCTATCCATATGAAACCTCAAAACTTTTATCCTCATTACCCGAATCAGATGCTGCCTCGTCCTCcatatcctcctcctcctcaaggTCAGTATGTAGATATTGGTCCTGATCTGTTTGACCCACAGTTACAGGATCCTAGATTCTTGCCTGCTACACCTAGTAGGTACGGTGATGTCCCATATAGCCCTGTTGTGCACCACCACAATGACAATATGGCTACTTTTAGTCCACATGCTGGTGTTCATCACACGAGGTGGCCTAGTGAAATTGATTCTGATTCTGGTAGTGGTGCTGCCTTTGCTCGTGGGTATGTCCAGAAAGCTGTCTCAGATTCTGATTCTCGTCGTTGCCATCCTTTAGCTGGCGGTGCGCCTTTTATTGCTTGTCACAATTGCTTTGAGCTTCTCTATTTGCCTAAGAAGAAGCTTCTTGGTCAAGATAGGCAACAAAAGCTGCAATGTGGTGCTTGTTCTGAGGTTATCAGTTTCAAAGTTGTTGATAACAagcttgttttctcctcttctGCCCTTGATGATACAAGGGCAGCAACCGCAGGGGTAGATGATTATCCACTTAAGGATGATGAACCAAGAATACACCAGGAAATGAAAAGTGTCCATGCTGTATCGCCTAGTGAACACTCAGACGATGAAGAAAGAGCAAGCATTTCTAGTGAACCCCAGAAAGAGGTTGTCAAGTCTGTTCGCCGCAGGGCACAAGGCGCTAAagttcctcctccacctcctcctgaAAATTCTAATCTTCTTGAGCTCTTTGAGTATTCTAATGTAAACAGAGCTGCAATCACTTACGGAATGGCCCAGTTAGGGTACAATAAGCAAGAATCCTACGCCAAACAAGACTCGCTGAAACCAGAATCAGTAGCTACCGAGACTGATGTTTCTTATAATGAGTACTATAATAACACTGGGGTGTCTGAAGATTCAAGTATCACAAAAAACAGCAAAGAAGAGAGCAGaccaagaaacagaaaacagagTAGTGAGTACGGTTTCCCAGATAAAATCATCTCTAACGACCAAGACAACGAGCAGTTAGAGGTTTGGGTGAATGGTCATCTGATACCGGAAGATCTGGTTATCAGTGCTGAGAAACAAGCTGGACCAGTTCAAGCTGGCAAGTACTG GTATGATTATCGTGCTGGGTTCTGGGGAGTGATGGGAAACCCGTGTCTCGGTATAATTCCA CCATTCATCGAAGAGTTTAGTCGTCCAATGCCAGATAACTGCGGTGCAGGAAACACGAGCGTGTTTGTAAACGGAAGAGAGCTTCACGAAAGAGATCTTGAGTTACTTTCAGGGAGAGGTCTTCCTCGAGGCAAGAACCGTGCTTACATTGTTGATATATCAGGAAGAGTTCTTGATGGAGACTCTGGTGAAGAACTTAAGAGTCTTGGCAGATTAGCTCCAAC GATTGACAAGGTTAAGCATGGATTTGGCATGAGAGTTCCAAGATCATTAGTGTCATGA